The following proteins are encoded in a genomic region of Nitrospinota bacterium:
- a CDS encoding RNA-binding protein translates to MPKGPQGQKRKADVIGNAIQIAHIATGEIEDTKRAPEKDYTRKGGLKGGRARSNKLQPEIRSAIAKKAASIRWQKSCKKD, encoded by the coding sequence ATGCCAAAAGGGCCACAAGGACAGAAACGAAAAGCTGATGTTATCGGTAACGCCATCCAGATTGCACATATCGCTACTGGAGAGATTGAGGATACCAAACGCGCCCCTGAAAAGGATTACACGCGCAAGGGGGGTCTTAAAGGGGGAAGAGCTAGGTCAAACAAACTCCAACCTGAAATAAGATCCGCAATTGCCAAAAAAGCAGCTTCAATACGATGGCAAAAAAGTTGCAAAAAAGATTAG